The genomic window CGGTCGGCTCGGCACCGGCGCCCTTCCCGGCCTCGTCCCTGGAGAGCCGCTAGGCCCGTTCCTCCGGACCAGGCCGGGCCCGGCCCGTCGCGATTCGGCCGCCCCCTCCCCGCCGTGCTTTCCTTGGTGGACACCCGACCGAAGAAGGCAACGCATCCATGCCCATGAACCGCTCGGCCCGTACGGGAGATCCCACCGGCCTCGCCGACCTCTCCGGCACCGGCGTCCCGCCGCTCCCGGCCGCGGAGAGCTTCGACGCCATGGAGCTGCCCGAGGCGGTCCTGACGACGCTGGCCGCCCAGGGCGTCACCACCCCCGTTCCCCATCCAGTCCGCCGCCCTGCCCAGCGCCCTCGCCGGCCGCGACGTGCTCGGCCGCGGCCCGCACCGGCTCGGGCAAGACGCTCGCCTTCGGGCTCGCGCTCCTCACCCGCACCGCGGGCCGCCGCGCCGCCGCCAAGAAGCCGCTCGCGCTGGTGCTCGTACCGACGCGTGAGCTGGCCCAGCAGGTGACCGAGGCGCTCGCGCCCTACGCGCGGGCCCTGGAGCTTCGGCTCGCCACCGTCGTCGGCGGACTGCAGGCGGGCCGCCAGGCCGGCGAGCTGCGGGCCGGCGCCGAGGTCCTCATCGCCACCCCCGGGCGCCTCAAGGACCTGGTCGAGCGCCGGGACTGCCGGCTCGACCAGGTGGCGGTCACGGTCCTCGACGAGGCCGACCAGATGGCCGACATGGGATTCCTTCCGCAGGTGACGGAACTGCTCGACCAGGTGCCGGCCGACGGCCAGCGGATGCTGTTCTCGGCCACCCTGGACCAGGACGTCGAGACCCTGGTCCACCGCTACCTCCGGGACCCGGTCGTCCACGCGGCCGACCCGGCCGAGGACTCCGCCCCCGACGCCGAGCACCACGTGCTCCGCGTCCACGGCGGCGACAAGTTCGCCGTCGCCGGCGAGATCGCCGCCCGCGACGGGCGGGTGCTCATGTTCCTGCACACCAAGGCCTCCGTCGACCGCTTCACCCGGCAGCTCGTCGACAGCGGCGTGAAGGCCGCCGCGCTGCACGGCGACAAGTCCCAGCCCCAGCGCACCGCCACCCTGGAGAAGTTCCGGACCGGCGCGGTCACCGTCCTCGTGGCGACCAACGTCGCCGCCCGCGGCCTGCACATCGACGACCTCGACCTCGTCGTCAACGTCGACCCGCCCACCGACCCCAAGGACTACCTCCACCGCGCCGGCCGCACGGCCCGCGCCGGGGCCTCCGGCAGCGTCGTCACCCTGGCCCTGCCCGACCAGCGCAAGGACCTGGCCCGGCTCCTCACCGAGGCGGGCGTCCGCTCCCGCACCACCGACGTCCGCCCCGGAGCGCCCGAGCTGCGCCGGATCACCGGCGCGAAGACCCCGCCCGCCACCCCCGGCGGCGCGTCCGGCGACCGCGACCGGCGCGGCGCCGCCTTCCGCGGCATCGGCACCGTCCCCGGCAAACCCGGCCGCACCAAGAACGAGTCCCGCAAGACCGCCGACGCGCGGCGCGCGGCCGAGGCCCGCAAGGCCGCCCGCGTGCGCCGGGGCGGCGGCTCGTAACGGAGGCCCGCCCGCGCACGACGAGGCGCCCGTCGCCCCCTGGGGGGGCGACGGGCGCCGTGGGTCACGTGTCCGCGGTGATCCCGTCGGACTCTAAGGCGGGCATCCGGGGCAACTCCGGTCCGTGCACGTGGGCTTGTGGCCGGGGCGGGCGGTGCCGGTTCCCGCGTCCCCGCGGGCGTACCTCGAACCGAAGAGCAGGGCGCTCACGAGGGCCGCGAGAGCAAGCACCGATCCCATGATCTTGCGCTTCATCGTGTTCTCTTCCTGGAGTCCTCCGCTGGTGCGGATTCCTGTTCCATGCTGACCTCGGCGGTGTCCCGGGCGCATGAGGCGCCTGACCCACCCCGGGCCCCCTTCGCCGGGCCGCCTCACAGCGAGACCGTCCGGCGGCCGAGGACCGGGAGCTCCGCCGGGCTCTTCGCCCGCACCGCCGGGGGAGCCGGCGGACGGACGGCCACCCCGTACTCCTCCCGCCACAGCTCGAACACCGCCAGGGCCCAGACGGTCCCCGCGAGCCGCTCCGACGGGCGGGTGAGCTGCGCGGCGAGCAGCCGCTCGACCGCCCGCCAGGAGAGCAGCCCCGAGGATCGCAGCCGGGCCGGGGACAGCAGCTCCCGGACCAGGTCGGTCAGCGCCCCGCCCGGGACCAGCAGGTCCGAGACCCGCTGCCGGGCGTCGGCCGGGACCCGGACCCCCGCACCGCCCAGGTGGGCCGTGCGGCGCAGCCCCCGCACCGGCCGCAGCTCCTCCCTCTCGAAGGCGCTCAGGACCGCCCGCCGCGGGCGGAGCGCCGCCGCCTCGCCGAGCCGCGCGGTCAGGGCCCGGGACGCGTCGCCCCGCTCGGCGAGGTACGCCCGGTAGGCGGTGCTGTAGAGCCGCGACCGGCCCACGGCGCCGACCGGGGCGAGGCCCTCCGCGTAACGGCCGAGCCAGTCCTCGGCGGGGTCGGCCACGGCCGCCTCCACCCGGCGCCGCCCGGCGGCGGCCTCGACGGCGAGATCACCCGCCGCCGGGTCCGCAGCGCGCTCCGGACCGTACCGGGCGTACGCGGTGAGCGCGCCCGGATCGGCCTCGGGCTGGCCCAGCCGCCACAGCAGCGCGGGCAGCAGCGTCGCCAGGTCCCGCGCCCGGCGCCGGTCGAGCGGGTCGTCCAGGGGGTCGCCCGCCGGGCGGTCCGCCGGGTCGTCCCCGGGGCCGGGCACGGCGCCCGCGACCGCGCCGGCGGCCAGGGCCGGGAGGTCCCGGTCCGGCATCCCCGGCGCGGGGACCCGCCGGGCACCGGGCGACTCGCGCCGGACCAGCCGGGGCGCGTGCCCGCGTTCGCACACGGCCGTCGTGCCCGGCGGCAGCACCCGTACGCCCTCGATCAGCGTGGCCCCGCCCAGCGCGGCGCCCGTCGTCAGATAGGCGTCGAGGCCGGGCGTCCACAGCGCGGGCGGGTCCGGCAACAGCGCGAGCAGCGCCGGGACCTCCGTCGCGAAGGACAGCACCTCGCGGGTGGCGTTCCAGTGGTAGTACAGCGGCACCGCGCCCGCCTCGTCGGCGGCGAGCACCAGGACCGGCGTGCCGCGCGTGTCGACGACCGCCGCCGCGTACGCGCCGCGCAGCTGCTCGGCGAAGCCCGCCCCGTCCGCCTCGAAGGCGGCCCGCAGCAGCGCCGCGTGGTTCCGTTCGGCGACCGGGCGGCCCCCGGCCTCGATCCGGCTCAGCAGGGGCAGCCGCACGTCGACCGCTCCGGCGAGCACCGCGGCCACGCCGCCCCGGCCGTCCGCCCGCCCCCCGGCGAGCGCCCAGCCCCGGCCCCGCAGCACCCGGGCCTCGCCTTCCTCCCCACGGCCCGAGGCGCCGCGCAGGACGTACGGCGCGGTGTCGGTGCCGAACCGGCCCAGAAGACCGAGGGGTCCGTGCCATGGTGATCACGACTTTCCACGTGGGAGGGGTTCCGGTGGTCCCGGAGTTCCCGTCGTCCGGGCCGGGGCCCCGACGACACCTCCACGCTCGGCCGCCCGCCGTCCCGTCCGCACGGGACCGGAGCCCGGTCCCGCTCCCATCCGGTTCCCGGGACCGCTCGCGCGGCCCGCCGATCTTCGGCATCCTGGTGGCCGGAAGTACGCCCCGTACGGGGCGAGTCGGCGGGGCCAGCGGAGGGGGAGCCGTACCGGATGAGCGCGTCAGCGGAGGCCGAGGGCGGAATACGCGAACAGGGAAAGCGGCGTGGCCGGCGACGGCCCAGGGCGAGGACGGTGCTGCTGACCGCCCTCACGCTGCTGGTGGGGGCGATCCTGCTCACCGCCGGCGTGGGGGTACTGGGCCTATGAGCACTACACGGGCCGGGTGCAGCGGATCCCGCAGACCTTCCCGACGAACGCGCCGGTTCCCGCCGCCTCCAAGGGTGGCCGGAACTTCCTCCTGGTCGGGCTCGACTCCCGCTCGGACGTCCCCACCACCGGCAGCGACGCGAAGGGCTCGCTCTGGAAGTACGGGGACCAGCGCAGCGACGCCATGATGCTGGTCCACATCCCGGCCGACCACTCCGCCGCGTACGTCGTCTCGCTGCCCCGGGACTCCTGGGTCGACATCCCCGGCCGGGGCCGCGCCAAGCTCAACGCGGCCTTCTCCTGGGGCGGCCCGCCGCTCCTCATCGACACCGTGCAACGCCTCACCGACGTGCGGGTGGACCACTTCGCGGTCATCGACTGGAATGGTTTCCGCAAGCTCACCGACGCCGTGGGCGGGGTCGACATCCTGATGTCCGACGGCGAGCGCCGGCACATGAACGGCGAGCAGGCCCTGGACTACGTCGGCGAGCGCAAGAGCCTGCCCAACGGCGACTTCGACCGCACCCACCGGCAGCAGAACTACCTGCGCACGGTGCTGGAGAAGGTGATGACCTCCGCGTCGCTCAAGGACCCGCTCCAGCTCAAGCGGACCCTGGACCTCTTCACCGAGACCGTCAGCGTCGACGAGCGATTCGGCGACGACGAGATGCGCGAGCTGGTCTGGAACATGCGCGAGGTCCGGGCCGGCGACATGACCTTCATGAACGCCCCCGTGAAGGGGACCGGGACGGTGAAGGGCCAGTCGGTCGTGCACCTCGACCCGGCCCGCGGCGCCGCCCTGTGGAAGGCGTACCGGGACGACACGGTCGGGACGTACGTGGAGACCCATCCCGTCGACCGCCTCCGGCCCGCCACCAACTGACCCACCCCCGGGGGCCGGCGCCGCGCGCTCCGGATCAGACGGGTCCGTCCGTCTCCGGGAAGTGGCAGGCCACCTCCCTCGGTTCCCCCGCGGCGATGCTGCGCAGCGGGGGAGCCTCCACCCTGCAGACGGCCTGCGCCTTCGGGCAGCGCGGATGGAAGGTGCACCCCGGCGGGGGCGCGGCCGGGCTCGGCGGGTCGCCGAGCAGGGTGATCCGCTCCCGGCTCCGCTCGGCCGCCGGGTCGGGCAGTGGCACGGGCCGAGAGCAGCGCCCGGGTGTAGGGGTGCGCGGGGGCCTCGTACACCCGGTCCTTCGCGCCGATCTCCACGATCCGGCCCAGGTACATCACGGCGACCCGGTCGCAGACCCGCTTCACCACCGACAGGTCGTGGGCGATGAAGAGGTAGGCGAGGCCCAGTTCGGCCTGGAGCCGTTCCATCAGGTTGACGATCTGCGCCTGCACCGACACGTCGAGGGCCGACACCGGCTCGTCCGCCACCACCAGCCGCGGTCCGGTGGCCAGCGCGCGGGCGATGCCGATGCGCTGCGCCTGGCCGCCGGAGAACTCGTGCGGAAAGCGGTCGGCGTGCTCGGGGATCAGCCCCACGAGCTCCATCAGCTCCTGCGCCCGGGCGCGGGCGTCGGCCGCCGAACTGCCCTGCACCAGCAGCGGATCGGCGATGATCCGGGCCACCGACTGGCGGGGGTTGAGCGAGGAGTGCGGGTCCTGGAAGACCATCTGGATCTCGCGCCGCAGCGGCTTGAGCGCCCGCTGCGAGAGATGGGTGACGTCCCGGCCCGCGTAGGTGACGGAGCCCGAGGTCGGCTCCAGGAGCCGCACGATCATGCGGCCGGTGGTCGACTTGCCGCAGCCGGACTCGCCGACCAGGCCCAGGGTCTCGCCCTCGGCCAGGTCGAAGCCGACGCCGTCGACGGCCCGCACGGGCGCCGAACGGCGGCGGCCCGGGAAGGCCATGGTCAGGTCCCGCACCCGCAGCAGCGGCGGCGGGCCGGCGGGATCGGGCGCGGGCGCCGGGTGCGGCACGGCCGCGTGGGCGGTGGTCATGATTCGACCCCTTCGTACGGGGAGGGCGCGGACGCCACGGATGCCGGGGACGCGGGGAAGTGGCAGGCGGTGACGTGTCCTTCGGTGCCGGCGAGCCGGGGGCGCTCGCTCGCGCAGCGCTCCCGTTCCTCCGCGGTGCCGGCGGCGGCCCGGGCGCAGCGCGGTGCGAAGGCGCAGCCCGGTGCCGGTTCGAGCAGGGAGGGCGGGGAGCCCGGGATCGCCCGCAGCGGGGCGTCGTCGCGGTCGTCGAGCCGGGGCAGCGAGTCGAGCAGCCCCCGGGTGTAGGGGTGCGTGGGCTCGGCGAACAGGGCGTCCACCGGGGCCTGTTCGGCCGCCCGCCCGCCGTACATGACCAGGACCTCGTGGGCGACCCGGGCGACCACGCCCAGATCGTGCGTGATCATGACGACGGAGAGCCGCCGTTCCCGCTGGAGCCGGACCAGCAGGTCGAGGATCTGCGCCTGCACGGTGACGTCGAGCGCGGTGGTCGGCTCGTCGGCGATGAGCAGGTCCGGTTCGCAGACCAGCGCCATCGCGATCATCACCCGCTGGCGCATGCCGCCGGAGAACTGGTGCGGGTACTCGCCCGCCCGGCGCTTCGGCTCCGGGATGCCGACCTCGGCGAGCGCCTCGACGGCCCGGGCGCGGGCGGTGGCCCGCCGGGAGCCGAAGTGCACCCGGTGGTGCTCGGCGATCTGCTCGCCGACCGTGTAGTAGGGGTGCAGGCTGGACAGCGGGTCCTGGAAGACCATCGCCATCCGCCGGCCGCGCAGCCGGTTGAGCTCGCGCTCCGGCAGGCCGACCAGCTCGCGCCCGTCGAGCACGACGGAGCCGGAGACCTCGGCGCCGGTGTGCAGGCCCATCACGGCGAGCGAGGTCACGGACTTGCCGGAGCCGGACTCGCCGACGATGCCGAGGGTGCGCCCGTGCGGCACGTCGAAGGAGAGGGAGTCCACGGCCCGGACGGGGCCGCGCGGGGTCGGGAAGGTGACCGTGAGGTCGCGGACCCGCAGCAGGGGTTCCGGTGCGGCCATCAGTACCTCACTCGCGGGTCGACGACGGCGTACAGCAGGTCGACGCACAGGTTGGCGACGACGATGAAGGTGGCGGCGAGCAGGGTCACCCCGAGGATGACCGGCTGGTCGCCGGTGGTGAGGGCGCCGTAGAAGAGGCGCCCGATGCCGGGGAGTCCGAAGAGGGACTCGGTGATGACGGCGCCCGCGAGGAGCCCGCCGAGGTCCATGCCGAAGATGGTGAGGACCGGGGTCATGCCGGCCCGCAGGCCGTGCTTGACGACGACCGTGCGGCGCGGCAGGCCCTTGGCGCGGGCGGTGCGGATGTACGGCTCCGCCATCGACTCGATCATCGAACCGCGGCTCTGCCGGGCGTACATGGCCGCGTAGAGCACGGCCAGTGCCAGCCAGGGCAGCAGCAGGTTGGACGCCCAGGACAGCGGGTCCTCGGTGAACGCCGTGTACTGCGGATAGGGCAGCAGTCCGGTGAGCCGGATGAACCCGTAGATGAGCAGCACCGAGGTGAAGTAGACCGGCAGGGAGGCGGCGGCGACCGCGCCGACCATGAGCGCCCGGTCGGTGAGGGTGTCCTTGCGGAGCGCGGCCGTGACCCCGGCGGACAGGCCGAGGAGCAGCCACAGCACGGCGGCCCCGACGGCGAGCGAGGCGGAGACCGGCAGCCGGTCGACGAGCAGGTCCCAGACGGCCTCGCTGTTCTCGTAGGAGTAGCCGAGGCAGGGGAACTCGCAGTTCAGGGCGTACCGGCCGCTGCCCATGGTGCGGCCGGTGAAGATGCCGGTGACGAAGTCGGCGAACTGCCGCCACAGCGGGGCGTCCAGGCCCATGTGGGCGCGGATCGCCTCCAGGCGCTCGTCGCTGCAGGACTTGCCGCAGGCCGCGGCGGCCGGGTCGGAGGGCAGCACGTAGAAGATGACGAAGGTGACGGCGGCGATCGCGAGGAGGACGCCGACCACCCCGAGCAGCCGACGGCCGAGGTAGAGGATCACGAACGGCCCCCTCGCGGGTCGAGGATGTCGCGCAGGGCGTCGCCGAGGAGGGTGAACGCGAGCACGGTGAGGAAGAGGCAGACGCTGGGGACGAGGAAGTACATCGGGTCGGTGTCGTAGTAGGCGACGCTCTCCGCGATCATCTGCCCCCAGGACGGGGTCGGCGGGCGGACCCCGACGCCGAGGTAGCTGAGGGCGGCCTCGGTGGCGATCATGCCGGGGATCATCAGCGTGGTGTACGCGATGATCGGCCCGGCGACGCCCGGGAGGATGTCGCGGGCGAGGATCCGCCAGGGGCCGGAGCCGCCGACGCGGGCCGCGTCGACGTACTCGCGGTGCTTGAGCGAGAGGGTCTGGCCCCGGACCACCCGGGCCACGCCGGGCCAGCCGAACAACCCGATGACCAGGATCATCAGGAGGGTCCGGTCGACGTCCCGGGCCACCGACATCATCGCGATCATGAAGATGAGGGAGGGGAAGGACATGGTGAGGTCCATCAGCCGGGACAGCACCGTGTCGGTGCGGCCCCCGAAGTAGCCGGCGGCGATGCCGGCGGCGGTGCCCGCCACCACGACGATCGCGGTGGCGGCGAAGGCGATGAGCAGCGAGACCTGGGCGCCGTGCACGACCCGGGCGAACAGGTCGCGCCCGGTGATCGGTTCGACCCCGAGCCAGTGCTCGGCGGAGACCCCGCCGAGCGGCCCGATCGGCTGTCCGCCGAGGTAGGGGTCGACGGCGGACTTGTCGAACTCCTCGGGGCCCCAGCCGCCGAGCGCGCTGATCAGCGGCGCGGCGACGGTCATCAGGGCGAAGAGGGCGACGACGGCGACGGAGGCCTGCAGCGAGGGGCGGCGGCGGAGTTCCGCGCGGACCGTCCGCCAGGCCCCGCCGCCCCGGGAGACGGGAGGGGAGGTGGTGGTGAGCGTCATCGGAGGGGCGTCCTTCAGTGCGCGCTCTTCGCCGGGTCCTTGAGACCGACGGTCGCGTAGTCGAGCTGACCGCTCCAGGAGGTGTGTCCGAAGGCGCCGGCGACGTTGGTGCCGATGAGGAGGGTGCGGCGCTTCGAGGCGCCGGGGGCGACCGGGGCCTTGGCCAGGATCTGCCCGTCGAGCTCCTGCCACGCCTTGTTGGCCTGGGCGCCGTCCGACATGGCGGCGATCTCGTCCATCCGCTTCATGGTGGCCTCGTCCTTGAAGAGCGAGTGGTTGCCGGAGTTGCCCTTCACCTTGATGAAGCGCCCGTCGAAGACGAAGGGGAGGAAGGTGGAGCCGGACGGGTAGTCGGGACACCAGCCGGTGTAGACGAGGTCCGTGCGGTTCTTCGTGTCGCCGATGGTGTCGTAGAAGGCGGACGGGTCGACGGTCTCGATGGTCACCTTGATGCCGGCCCGGCCCAGCGACTCCTGGATGGCCTCGCCGATGCGCTTGTCGTTCATGGAGACGGTGAGGCGGGTGGAGAGGCCGTCGGCCTTCCCGGCCTCCTTGAGCAGCCGCTTGGCCTTCTCGGGGTCGCCGGAGAGCGGGATCTTCAGGGTGTCGGGCTGCTTGCCGCCGGTGAAGAGGGCGCCGGGCATGACGGCGGTGGAGGCGTCGACGACGGCCGGGCCGCCGGCGGCGGTGACGATCGCCTCCCGGTCGAGGGCGTACTGCACGGCCTGCCGCACCTTCGGGTCGTCGAAGGGGGCGCGGCCGGTGTGCATCTGGACCATCTCGGTGCAGCTGCTGGACTCGGCGAGCAGCCGGGCCTTCACCTCGGCCTTGGTGAGCACCTTGGAGATGGACTCGGGGCGGAGCTGGGCCCAGGAGACGGCGGAGGCGTCGGTTCCGGAGGAGGCGATCAGCCGGTCGTCGATCTGGTTGCCCTTGAGGCCCATGGTGACGACGATCCGGTCCGGGTAGGCCTTGCGGACGGCGTCGGACTTCGGGTCCCAGTGGGTGTTGCGGACCAGGACGAGCTGCTTGTCGCGGGCGTAGCTCTCGACCTTGTACGGGCCGGAGGAGAACGGCCGGTTGTCGTACTGGGGGCCCTTGTCGCGGGCCTGCGGCACGGGCGCGAAGGTCGGGAGGGTGGCGGCGAAGGGGAACTCGGCGAAGGGCTTGTGGAGTTCGAAGACGATCGTCCGGGCGTCCGGGGTCTTCACGGAGTCCAGGTGCTTCCCCTCGGCGGGGCCCCGGTAGTCCTTGCCGCCGACGAGGTAGCGGGCGGCGTAGTCGGGGCCGCCGGGAAGGTCGGGGGAGAAGGACCGCTCGACGTTGTGCTTGACGTCCTGGGCGGTGATCGGGGTGCCGTCCTCGTACTTCAGCCCGGGCTTGAGGCGGAAGGTCCAGGTCCTGGCGCCGTTGGAGGGGGTGCCGAGGTCCTCGGCGAGGTCCGGGACCAGCTCGCTGCCCTGGGCGCCGGGCTCCGCCTTGTAGGTGACCAGGGTGCGGTAGAGCAGCCGGGTGCCGAAGTCCATGTCGGGCAT from Streptomyces showdoensis includes these protein-coding regions:
- a CDS encoding ABC transporter substrate-binding protein, with product MDKHTRNALAAALLAALTLGATGCSGAGGGGTAGSGGHRGANPATGTNGQVVGGTPVRGGTLTVLSNQDFTHLDPARNWVMPDMDFGTRLLYRTLVTYKAEPGAQGSELVPDLAEDLGTPSNGARTWTFRLKPGLKYEDGTPITAQDVKHNVERSFSPDLPGGPDYAARYLVGGKDYRGPAEGKHLDSVKTPDARTIVFELHKPFAEFPFAATLPTFAPVPQARDKGPQYDNRPFSSGPYKVESYARDKQLVLVRNTHWDPKSDAVRKAYPDRIVVTMGLKGNQIDDRLIASSGTDASAVSWAQLRPESISKVLTKAEVKARLLAESSSCTEMVQMHTGRAPFDDPKVRQAVQYALDREAIVTAAGGPAVVDASTAVMPGALFTGGKQPDTLKIPLSGDPEKAKRLLKEAGKADGLSTRLTVSMNDKRIGEAIQESLGRAGIKVTIETVDPSAFYDTIGDTKNRTDLVYTGWCPDYPSGSTFLPFVFDGRFIKVKGNSGNHSLFKDEATMKRMDEIAAMSDGAQANKAWQELDGQILAKAPVAPGASKRRTLLIGTNVAGAFGHTSWSGQLDYATVGLKDPAKSAH
- a CDS encoding ABC transporter permease: MILYLGRRLLGVVGVLLAIAAVTFVIFYVLPSDPAAAACGKSCSDERLEAIRAHMGLDAPLWRQFADFVTGIFTGRTMGSGRYALNCEFPCLGYSYENSEAVWDLLVDRLPVSASLAVGAAVLWLLLGLSAGVTAALRKDTLTDRALMVGAVAAASLPVYFTSVLLIYGFIRLTGLLPYPQYTAFTEDPLSWASNLLLPWLALAVLYAAMYARQSRGSMIESMAEPYIRTARAKGLPRRTVVVKHGLRAGMTPVLTIFGMDLGGLLAGAVITESLFGLPGIGRLFYGALTTGDQPVILGVTLLAATFIVVANLCVDLLYAVVDPRVRY
- a CDS encoding ABC transporter ATP-binding protein — protein: MAAPEPLLRVRDLTVTFPTPRGPVRAVDSLSFDVPHGRTLGIVGESGSGKSVTSLAVMGLHTGAEVSGSVVLDGRELVGLPERELNRLRGRRMAMVFQDPLSSLHPYYTVGEQIAEHHRVHFGSRRATARARAVEALAEVGIPEPKRRAGEYPHQFSGGMRQRVMIAMALVCEPDLLIADEPTTALDVTVQAQILDLLVRLQRERRLSVVMITHDLGVVARVAHEVLVMYGGRAAEQAPVDALFAEPTHPYTRGLLDSLPRLDDRDDAPLRAIPGSPPSLLEPAPGCAFAPRCARAAAGTAEERERCASERPRLAGTEGHVTACHFPASPASVASAPSPYEGVES
- a CDS encoding ABC transporter permease, with the protein product MTLTTTSPPVSRGGGAWRTVRAELRRRPSLQASVAVVALFALMTVAAPLISALGGWGPEEFDKSAVDPYLGGQPIGPLGGVSAEHWLGVEPITGRDLFARVVHGAQVSLLIAFAATAIVVVAGTAAGIAAGYFGGRTDTVLSRLMDLTMSFPSLIFMIAMMSVARDVDRTLLMILVIGLFGWPGVARVVRGQTLSLKHREYVDAARVGGSGPWRILARDILPGVAGPIIAYTTLMIPGMIATEAALSYLGVGVRPPTPSWGQMIAESVAYYDTDPMYFLVPSVCLFLTVLAFTLLGDALRDILDPRGGRS
- a CDS encoding LCP family protein; its protein translation is MQRIPQTFPTNAPVPAASKGGRNFLLVGLDSRSDVPTTGSDAKGSLWKYGDQRSDAMMLVHIPADHSAAYVVSLPRDSWVDIPGRGRAKLNAAFSWGGPPLLIDTVQRLTDVRVDHFAVIDWNGFRKLTDAVGGVDILMSDGERRHMNGEQALDYVGERKSLPNGDFDRTHRQQNYLRTVLEKVMTSASLKDPLQLKRTLDLFTETVSVDERFGDDEMRELVWNMREVRAGDMTFMNAPVKGTGTVKGQSVVHLDPARGAALWKAYRDDTVGTYVETHPVDRLRPATN